One segment of Rosa chinensis cultivar Old Blush chromosome 6, RchiOBHm-V2, whole genome shotgun sequence DNA contains the following:
- the LOC112172451 gene encoding transcription factor btd isoform X2 has product MRQSRSSKQETDQLMEIDDLSKLKEEPHHLSGAYIRSLVKQLTSSRTKDTMNPKDLLDCGTKFREGFSENQNAQQSQQPQQHKKQVRRRLHTSRPYQERLLNMAEARREIVTALKFHRAAMKQASEQQQQHQEQEQQPQSQQLLPQPHPCSEPEGGIKSRRNPRIYPSNSTNYLETLPYSSNFSHQYPSVPNQFSWSSTSRIPPPPVYDFDFTALPSQTLGLNLNFQDFNNINTTLYHNSNSPPFYSTSGSVSFSASASSPSSSSSPSLSIATDHELPGSSAAISHMEMEAPAVADVDDSGIATSGGDGLHAAMDDEEMAEIRSIGEQHQMEWNDTMNLVASAWWFKFLKAEDDDGCHLPFDEVLEFPAWLNANEGSFQQHLNDYYSADYFQDPALPW; this is encoded by the coding sequence ATGAGGCAGAGTCGTTCCTCAAAGCAAGAGACTGATCAATTAATGGAAATAGATGACCTTAGTAAGCTCAAAGAGGAACCTCATCATCTGTCTGGTGCTTATATCCGTAGCCTAGTGAAACAACTCACCTCTTCAAGAACCAAAGACACCATGAACCCCAAAGACCTCCTGGACTGTGGCACCAAATTCAGGGAAGGATTTAGTGAAAACCAAAATGCACAGCAATCCCAACAACCTCAACAGCACAAAAAACAAGTAAGGAGGAGACTCCACACCAGTAGACCTTACCAAGAAAGGCTCTTAAACATGGCTGAGGCTAGGAGGGAGATTGTCACTGCTCTAAAGTTTCATAGAGCGGCTATGAAACAAGCCAGTGAACAACAGCAACAAcatcaagaacaagaacaacagCCACAATCGCAACAATTGCTGCCTCAACCCCACCCATGCTCTGAGCCAGAAGGAGGGATTAAATCTAGGAGAAATCCTAGAATTTACCCATCAAATTCAACCAATTATCTTGAAACCCTGCCTTACTCATCCAATTTTTCTCATCAATATCCCTCTGTTCCTAATCAATTTTCCTGGAGTTCTACTTCCAGAATTCCTCCTCCGCCTGTTTATGACTTCGATTTCACAGCTCTTCCAAGCCAGACCCTCGGCCTGAACCTCAACTTTCAAGATTTCAACAATATAAACACTACCCTTTACCACAACAGCAACAGTCCCCCGTTTTACTCAACCTCAGGCTCAGTCTCATTCTCAGCCTCGGCCTCAtctccatcatcatcttcttccccTAGTCTTTCTATTGCCACTGATCATGAACTTCCTGGTTCATCAGCCGCAATATCACACATGGAAATGGAGGCCCCTGCTGTAGCTGATGTTGACGACTCTGGCATCGCTACTAGCGGTGGAGATGGCTTGCATGCAGCAATGGATGATGAGGAGATGGCGGAGATCAGATCAATCGGAGAGCAGCATCAGATGGAATGGAATGACACCATGAATTTGGTAGCTTCAGCATGGTGGTTCAAGTTCTTAAAggctgaagatgatgatggatgCCACCTTCCATTTGATGAAGTCCTGGAGTTTCCAGCCTGGCTGAATGCAAATGAGGGCAGTTTTCAACAACATTTGAATGATTACTACTCAGCAGATTATTTTCAAGATCCTGCCTTGCCTTGGTAA
- the LOC112173845 gene encoding probable flavin-containing monooxygenase 1, translating to MAAQHLNQTHLHSVSKIGIIGAGISGIAAAKQLSGHSPVVFEATDSIGGVWKHCSYNSTKLQTPRCDFEFSDYPWSERDNANFPSHVEVLDYLHGYATHFDLLKLVKFGSRVVEIRYVGDDSTSTQSSENSKSGEYGNLLAGHPVWEVGVQSSNHTDSTIEWYGFEFIVVCIGKYGDIPRIPSFPRNKGQEVFKGKVMHSMDYSKLDQEAARELVKGKKVAVMGYKKSAIDLALECAEANQGPDGQPCTMVVRTLHWTVPSYWIWGLPFFLFYSTRSSQFLHERPNQSFLKALFCLFSSPMRKAVSKFIESYLLWKLPLVKYGLKPEHPFLEDYASCQMAILPENFFPEADKGNIQFKRASKWWFWNGGIEFEDNTRLEADVVLLATGYEGKKKLLSVLPEPFRSLMLDSSGTMPLYRGTIHPLIPNMAFVGFIESVSNLHTAELRCKWLSRVVDKEFKLPTVKEMLDQISREMEVMKRTTRFYKRHCISTFSINHSDEICEEMGWKSWRKSNWFSEAFSPYNSRDYNEEKED from the exons ATGGCTGCGCAACATCTTAACCAAACCCACCTTCACTCAGTCTCCAAAATAGGCATCATAGGAGCTGGTATTAGTGGAATCGCAGCCGCTAAACAGCTTTCGGGTCACAGTCCAGTGGTCTTTGAGGCCACTGACTCGATCGGGGGAGTTTGGAAACACTGCTCTTACAATTCCACCAAACTCCAAACCCCTCGTTGTGACTTTGAGTTCTCCGACTACCCTTGGTCTGAGAGAGACAATGCGAACTTCCCTTCTCATGTTGAGGTCTTGGATTACTTGCATGGCTATGCCACACACTTTGACCTCTTGAAACTTGTCAAGTTCGGTTCAAGGGTTGTGGAAATACGCTATGTAGGTGATGATAGTACCAGTACCCAATCATCTGAAAATTCGAAATCCGGGGAGTATGGGAATCTTTTGGCCGGCCACCCAGTTTGGGAGGTCGGAGTTCAAAGCTCCAACCATACAGACAGTACCATTGAG TGGTATGGATTCGAGTTCATTGTGGTGTGCATCGGGAAATATGGAGACATACCGAGAATACCAAGCTTCCCTCGCAACAAAGGTCAAGAAGTGTTTAAAGGAAAAGTCATGCACTCCATGGACTACTCTAAGCTAGACCAAGAAGCTGCGCGTGAGCTCGTCAAGGGCAAGAAGGTTGCAGTCATGGGCTACAAGAAGTCCGCCATCGATCTGGCACTCGAGTGTGCAGAGGCTAACCAAG GACCAGATGGGCAACCATGCACAATGGTGGTAAGGACTTTGCATTGGACTGTTCCATCATATTGGATTTGGGGACTtccatttttcttgttttattcAACGAGGTCTTCTCAATTCCTTCATGAAAGACCAAACCAGAGCTTCCTCAAAGCCCTCTTCTGCCTTTTTTCATCCCCAATG AGGAAGGCGGTTTCCAAGTTCATAGAGTCATACTTGCTGTGGAAGCTTCCTCTAGTGAAGTACGGCCTAAAACCTGAGCACCCATTTTTGGAGGACTATGCTTCTTGCCAGATGGCTATTTTGCCTGAGAACTTTTTCCCTGAGGCAGACAAGGGTAACATACAGTTTAAAAGGGCATCAAAGTGGTGGTTTTGGAATggtggaattgaatttgaagacAACACCAGACTGGAGGCTGATGTTGTTCTTCTTGCTACTGGTTATGAGGGAAAGAAGAAGCTCCTGTCTGTATTGCCTGAGCCTTTCCGCAGCCTCATGCTTGACTCTTCTGGCACTATGCCCTTATACAG GGGTACAATCCATCCACTGATTCCCAACATGGCATTTGTGGGTTTCATAGAGAGTGTTTCGAATCTGCACACAGCAGAGTTGAGATGCAAATGGCTATCAAGAGTTGTTGACAAGGAGTTCAAGCTTCCGACTGTGAAAGAAATGCTTGATCAGATAAGCAGAGAGATGGAAGTGATGAAGAGGACGACGAGATTTTACAAGAGACACTGCATTTCCACTTTCAGCATCAACCACAGTGATGAGATTTGTGAAGAAATGGGATGGAAGTCTTGGAGGAAGAGCAACTGGTTTTCAGAGGCTTTTAGCCCTTATAACAGCCGAGACTATAATGAAGAGAAAGAGGATTAA
- the LOC112172451 gene encoding transcription factor btd isoform X1: protein MRQSRSSKQETDQLMEIDDLSKLKEEPHHLSGAYIRSLVKQLTSSRTKDTMNPKDLLDCGTKFREGFSENQNAQQSQQPQQHKKQVRRRLHTSRPYQERLLNMAEARREIVTALKFHRAAMKQASEQQQQHQEQEQQPQSQQLLPQPHPCSEPEGGIKSRRNPRIYPSNSTNYLETLPYSSNFSHQYPSVPNQFSWSSTSRIPPPPVYDFDFTALPSQTLGLNLNFQDFNNINTTLYHNSNSPPFYSTSGSVSFSASASSPSSSSSPSLSIATDHELPGSSAAISHMEMEAPAVADVDDSGIATSGGDGLHAAMDDEEMAEIRSIGEQHQMEWNDTMNLVASAWWFKFLKAEDDDGCHLPFDEVLEFPAWLNANEGSFQQHLNDYYSADYFQDPALPCMDIGEFEGFDGEWLA, encoded by the exons ATGAGGCAGAGTCGTTCCTCAAAGCAAGAGACTGATCAATTAATGGAAATAGATGACCTTAGTAAGCTCAAAGAGGAACCTCATCATCTGTCTGGTGCTTATATCCGTAGCCTAGTGAAACAACTCACCTCTTCAAGAACCAAAGACACCATGAACCCCAAAGACCTCCTGGACTGTGGCACCAAATTCAGGGAAGGATTTAGTGAAAACCAAAATGCACAGCAATCCCAACAACCTCAACAGCACAAAAAACAAGTAAGGAGGAGACTCCACACCAGTAGACCTTACCAAGAAAGGCTCTTAAACATGGCTGAGGCTAGGAGGGAGATTGTCACTGCTCTAAAGTTTCATAGAGCGGCTATGAAACAAGCCAGTGAACAACAGCAACAAcatcaagaacaagaacaacagCCACAATCGCAACAATTGCTGCCTCAACCCCACCCATGCTCTGAGCCAGAAGGAGGGATTAAATCTAGGAGAAATCCTAGAATTTACCCATCAAATTCAACCAATTATCTTGAAACCCTGCCTTACTCATCCAATTTTTCTCATCAATATCCCTCTGTTCCTAATCAATTTTCCTGGAGTTCTACTTCCAGAATTCCTCCTCCGCCTGTTTATGACTTCGATTTCACAGCTCTTCCAAGCCAGACCCTCGGCCTGAACCTCAACTTTCAAGATTTCAACAATATAAACACTACCCTTTACCACAACAGCAACAGTCCCCCGTTTTACTCAACCTCAGGCTCAGTCTCATTCTCAGCCTCGGCCTCAtctccatcatcatcttcttccccTAGTCTTTCTATTGCCACTGATCATGAACTTCCTGGTTCATCAGCCGCAATATCACACATGGAAATGGAGGCCCCTGCTGTAGCTGATGTTGACGACTCTGGCATCGCTACTAGCGGTGGAGATGGCTTGCATGCAGCAATGGATGATGAGGAGATGGCGGAGATCAGATCAATCGGAGAGCAGCATCAGATGGAATGGAATGACACCATGAATTTGGTAGCTTCAGCATGGTGGTTCAAGTTCTTAAAggctgaagatgatgatggatgCCACCTTCCATTTGATGAAGTCCTGGAGTTTCCAGCCTGGCTGAATGCAAATGAGGGCAGTTTTCAACAACATTTGAATGATTACTACTCAGCAGATTATTTTCAAGATCCTGCCTTGCCTTG CATGGACATTGGAGAATTTGAAGGTTTTGATGGTGAATGGCTAGCTTGA